From the genome of Apus apus isolate bApuApu2 chromosome 19, bApuApu2.pri.cur, whole genome shotgun sequence, one region includes:
- the CLIC3 gene encoding chloride intracellular channel protein 3 produces the protein MAEKPQIQLFVKASEDGESVGHCPFCQRLFMVLLLKGVPFTLTTVDMKRALDVLKDFAPGAQLPVLLYNGEPKTDTVTIEDFLEDKLSPPMFPSLVPQYRESSLAGNDIFHKFSTFIKNPVPAQDEALQRSLLRALLKLDEYLCAPLEYELAQDPHLQASRRRFLDGDQLTLADCNLLPKLNIVQVVCQHYRRFGIPKELQGVWRYLNSASATKEFKYTCPNSEEIIQAYGSVVRSLQ, from the exons GCAAGCGAGGATGGGGAGAGTGTGGGGCACTGCCCCTTCTGCCAGCGGCTCTTTATGGTGCTGCTGCTCAAAGGGGTGCCCTTCACCCTCACCACTGTGGATATGAAGAG GGCACTGGACGTTCTGAAGGACTTTGCTCCGGGTGCCCAGCTGCCTGTTTTGCTCTACAATGGCGAGCCCAAGACCGACACTGTCACCATTGAGGACTTCCTGGAGGACAAGCTGAGCCCACCCAT GTTCCCCAGCTTGGTCCCACAGTACAGGGAGTCGAGCCTGGCTGGGAATGACATTTTCCACAAGTTTTCCACCTTCATCAAGAACCCGGTGCCTGCCCAGGATGAGG cactgcagcGGAGCCTGCTACGGGCCCTGCTGAAGCTGGACGAGTACCTGTGTGCCCCGCTGGAGTACGAGCTGGCCCAGGACCCCCACCTCCAGGCCTCCCGGCGCCGCTTCCTTGACGGGGACCAGCTCACCTTAGCCGACTGCAACCTGCTGCCCAAGCTCAACATCGTCCAG GTCGTGTGCCAGCATTACCGCCGCTTCGGGATCcccaaggagctgcagggcGTGTGGCGGTACCTCAACAGTGCCAGTGCCACCAAGGAGTTCAAATACACCTGCCCCAACAGCGAGGAGATCATACAAGCCTATGGCTCTGTGGTCCGGTCACTGCAGTGA